AAATATTCCAGATGTTAAGGAAACTTTTGAAGCTTACCACAATCGAACGAACAAGTTATTGGATGAGGATAAGGTCAGAGGCATAATAGCCGCACTATTTAGTAAATAATGGCCACTGCAGCTATTGTAAACACTTATTCCTAGATTACAACTCATAGAGAGAGAAAGAATAGTCGATATTTTGTTTTACCATTGTTGTACCTATCCTGAATAAAAAAGCCTTAAACAGCTATTATTTAGCTACTTAAGGCTTTAATTATGTATCGTGGGGCGGACTTGAACCGCCGACCTCCGGGTTATGAATCCGACGCTCTAACCAGCTGAGCTACCACGACATAACATCAACAATTTCAAACTACATCATAAATAATCTATCGTGGGACGGACTTGAACCGACGTCCCGAATGCTTTCGGGATATGAATCCGACGCTCTAACCAGCTGAGCTACCACGACATAAATGTGTAAAATCAATAAAATGACATTCACACTTCGTTTTCAAGAGAGCATCAAATATATCACTTTTTTTACATAAAGTTGAAACCGAAAACCCCACTTTTTTTGATTTTTCCAATCCGAGTAAATCAAACTGTAAGGGAAGTGAAAAAACTTACTTTATCTTGACTGCATATCGAGGTATTTTAGCAAGTCATAAATAAATACGAAACACGCACTGCAACTCTACTTGCAGAGCAAAAAAATATGCAAATCACTCTTTACTGATGGCTAAAAATATTACAGACAGAAAGGACGACTACTCACAATGGTATTTGGATGTGGTAAGAGAAGCCAAGCTGGCTGACCATTCACCTGTTCGAGGCTCAATGATTATTCGTCCCAACGGATTTGCTTTGTGGGAAAATATGAAAAAGGCATTGGATCAGATGTTTAAGGATACCGGACATGAAAATGCCTACTTTCCGCTGTTTATACCTAAATCTTTTCTTTCAAAAGAAGCCCAGCATGTTGAAGGTTTTGCAAAAGAGTGTGCCGTAGTTACTCATAGCCGGCTTAAGAGTGTAGATGGTGGCGTGGAAGTTGATCCCGATTCACGCCTGGAAGAAGAACTCATTGTTCGCCCTACATCAGAAACGATTATCTGGGATGCATATGGCAAATGGATTCAATCCTACCGCGATCTTCCGATACTAATCAATCAATGGGCAAATGTGGTTCGCTGGGAGATGAGAACCCGACTATTTCTCCGAACGATGGAATTTCTGTGGCAGGAAGGACATACGGCTCATGCAACCGAAGAAGAAGCCGTTGAAGAGACTACCAGAATGCTGGGTGTATACAAAACTTTTGCTGAAGAGTTTATGGCAATGCCGGTCAAAACAGGGGTGAAAACAGCCAATGAACGTTTTGCAGGCGCTGTTGACACGTATTGTATTGAAGCACTTATGCAAGATGGAAAAGCACTTCAAGCTGGTACTTCACATTTTCTCGGGCAGAATTTCGCAAAGGCATTTGATGTGAAATTTCAGGATCAGGATGGAGAACACAAATATGTCTGGGCTACAAGCTGGGGGGTCTCCACGCGTTTGATCGGTGGCTTGATTATGACCCACTCTGATGACAATGGACTGGTTCTTCCTCCAAAGCTTGCTCCTCATCAAGTTGTGGTTGTACCCATCTACCGAGATAATGAACAAAGAGAAAATGTGTTAAATTATGCGGAACCAATTATCCAGGAGTTAAAGGCAAAAGGAATCTCCGTAAAACTTGACAATCGAGACAACTTTAAACCGGGCTGGAAATTTGCACAGCATGAAGCCGAGGGTACTCCGCTCCGAATAGCCATTGGACCACGTGATGTTGAAAATCAAAATCTTGAGCTGGCTCGACGAGATACCTTGGAAAAAAGCATCGTCCCTCTGGCAGGTATAACTGATTATATTGAGGAACTTCTCGAAACTATTCAGAACGACTTGTTCAATACAGCTAAAAAACGAATGGACGAATCAACCCGCAATGTTGATACGTACGAAGATTTCAAAAATGAGATTGAAAAAGGTGGATTTATTTACGCACATTGGGATGGAACCGCTGAAACAGAAGAGAAGATCAAAGAAGAAACAAAAGCTACAATTCGTTTGATTCCGATCGATGAAGATCCGGTTCCCGGAGAATGCATGGTTACCGGAAAACCTTCTGAAAGACGGGTACTCTTTGCCAGATCTTATTAATCAAGTATGAGTATAGATCCTGAAATACCGAAACAACTCCAACTCTATAGTGCAGAACAGTCTCGAAATATAGACCGGGAAACCATAGAGCATTTTGGTATTGATGGTTTTACACTGATGGAGATTGCAGCCAAAGGGGCAGCGGATCACATTCAAAAAGAGTTCGGCTTAAATAAAACCGGACTCTTTGTTTGTGGAAAAGGAAATAATGCCGGAGATGCATTAGCTGCCGCTCGATATCTCACTGAAAATGCAGATCATAAAGTTATTCTGTTTTTCGTATTTGGAATGGAAGATTTAAGTCCAAACACTCAACGTAATTTCGCGCTGCTTCAAAAGCTGGCAGAAAAGGGTTCTGATATTGAATTTATCTCGGATCTCGATGAATCTCTGGTGAACAGCACTGACTACATCATTGATGGAATATTTGGTACCGGCCTTTCAAGTGAGATTCGCGAGCCTGTGGCATCCTACATCAAGATCATCAATGATTCAGAAAAACCTGTCATATCTATGGATGTCCCGTCAGGATTGCATCCAGACAGCGGAGTGCCGCTCGGGACTTCCATTCAGGCAGATATTACCTGCTCTTTTGGGACTCAAAAAATGGGTCACTTCTTCAACCCGGGGAAAGAGTTTGCAGGAAGAGTAGTCTATGTGGATCTTCCTTTCCCAAGACATCTTCGGAAAAGCACCATCACCGTTATTAACAACGAACTGTCTGAGGCCCTGCCAAGTAACGAAAGGAAAGCAGATCATAAATATCAATCCGGTGTAGTGCACTTGATTGCAGGATCGAAAGGGCTGGTCGGTGCGGCTATAATGGCTGCCAAAAGCGCCTGGAAGAGCGGTGCCGGTTCAGTGATTTTATATGCTCCGGAAAATTTAATCCCCATCTACGAATCTGTACTACCCCACATTATTAAAGTGCCTTTACCGGGCAATGATCATTTTATCCCTGATCACATCGACACTATTTTAGAAAAAATATCCAATAAACCGGGAATTTTGCTGATAGGTCCCGGAATCGGTTTATCTGTTGAAACAAAACGATTTGTTTCCAACCTTTTATTAAGGTATCAAGGCCCTGCTGTTATTGATGCAGATGCACTTTCCGAATGGGAAAACCTAAAAAGTCAGCCGGACAATAAAAAGAGAAACTGGATCTTGACACCTCACGCAGGGGAAGCAAGTAAATTCTTGGGTTTAAAATTTAAAAATGACTCTGAACGTTTCAATACCTCTAAAGAGTTTTCAGATGAAAATAGTGTCTCACTTTTAATGAAAGGAAACCCCACATTTTATCACTCGGTTGGAAAATCATTTGTAACCGGATACGATACAACACCTTTTACTCGTGCAGGTTTTGGTGATGTCCTTGCCGGAACAATTGCAACAAAATGGGGAATAACTGACAACATCTACTTATCCCCAGTGATGGCATTATTGGAAGGATATGATACCTATTCAAAAAAAGAGTATACACCGCCTTTTGGCCCTGAACACCTGCTATGATCAAAAAAATCCTGACGTTTCTATTTCAGAACAGACGACTTATCTATGGACTGTTTTTTCTGATAACCATCTCAATTCTGGCTTTAACCCTACTCCCCCCCGAGAATTTAGGCAGTAACCGGCTATTTCAGTATGATAAGGTTGGACACTTTATGATGTTTTTTTCCTGGACTCTGGTTTTCGGTCTGCTTTACATTTCCATTAAAAAAGAGAAAAGCAACCTAATCATTGTTTTCTTTGCAGGTGCTTTCTTCGGTATAATAGTCGAAATTTTACAGGTAGTATTGCCTTTTGGGCGATCTTTAGAATTCTATGATGCCATTGCCGATATATTGGGTACATTTTCGGCAACATTTATGTTAATGTTGATTAAACGTAACTATCTGCTTAAAAAATGATTGTAATTTAAAACGAACTCCATTATAATATCACACCGTGATTCTACGTTGGATAATTAGCCGTAAATCGTTTATACTTGACATAAGCGTTTGTAATCTCAAAAACCCCTTAGAACGATGACTGAAAGAAAAAAACCGGATGCTGACTTACGAAATTACTACACAGTATTTTGGGAGTTAGGTCTGCTTGCTGCATTGGTTATTTTCATTATTGCTGTAAGAATGGATTTGACAAGTGAAAATCCAGAAGAGTATACAATGGATGAACAGGAAGTTGTGGAAATGGAAGAAATTATCCAGACCCGCCAAATTGAAACACCTCCACCACCACCGAGACCACCGGTCCCTGTTGAGGTTCCAAATGATGAAATTATTGAAGATGTAGACATTGATATTTCTGCCGACCTTGACCTTGGAGGTCAATTGGATCAACCGCCACCGCCACCACCTGAAGAAGAAGAGGAAGAAGAAGATTTCTTTGTAGTTGTAGAGGAAATGCCAGAACTGATTGGCGGACTTGCCGAACTTCAAAGCAAAATTAATTATCCGGAAATGGCTCGACGTGCCGGAATTGAAGGACGTGTTTACATTCAGTTTATTGTAAACGAGGAAGGAGAGGTTGAAAATCCACAGGTCATTCGCGGTATTGGCGGTGGTGCTGATGAAGAAGCACTCCGTGTAGTAAGTGAAGCTAAATTTAAGCCGGGTATGCAGCGAGGACGTCCGGTTCGAGTTCAGTACAGTTTACCGATCTTCTTTAGATTGCAGAATTAATCTTAAGTCAGAACAATATTTAAAGGCGTTTCAGTAGTACTGAAACGCCTTTTTTTATTTCTAGTCGCTTTTTTTCAGGTATTCCTGAATGACTTTCACCAAATTTTGGTACCCTACCCTGTCTAAGGCTTCAGTTCCCTCAACCCACTTCAGTTCTGTAATACCCTCTTCTTTTTGGGGTGTTAAGCTATCAGTTTGTGTTGACTGCATTGAGAACCAATAGGTTTTCTTACCAATCTTTTCTCCGTTCACTTCATACTCGTGATAAGTTTCACAAAGAAACTCTCTGATCCTTGGCAATGGAACACCCACCTCCTCAGCCACCTCTCTTACTGCACACTCCTCAATAGACTCCCCCTCTTCCAACTTTCCCTTTGGAAGATCCCAGATCCCGTTTCTTTTTATCAATAAAATAGTTGGGGGCGACTTCTCATCATTGAAAAGTACACCCCCTGCCGCTTCGATTATCTCCAAAATTCTAATCCTTCGATTCCTTTTCTTCTCCGTCTCCTTTTTTCTTTTCGTCAGCATAATTTAACCGGAGATTTGTGAGGGTTTGCTCTAAATATTCACTCACCTCTTTGGGGAGATTGCCTTTGGTAAATTGCTGAAGCATATTCAGTGTATCAATCGCGAACTTAGCTGAGCTCATATCCCGCTCTGTTTTTTCAGTTTGGGGATTCTGAATCTTACCCATTCCCATCATAGCAATCTGCTGATGTTGCTGGATAAGCATTACAAATAATAGCTGTTGTTGCTGCTCCGGGCTTAGATTATCCGGTGTTTTTTGATTTTCTTTACTCATGACTACTGTTTAATTCTAGATTACAATTCAATGCGATCAAATCAATAAGAGTTTGTATACTTATATGAACCTGAAAATACAAAATTCAACAGACTAAATGGCTACCATTCAACCATTCAAGGGATGGCTTCCAGAGCCTAAACATGCCGATGAGATCGCATGTGTCCCTTACGACGTAATTAATACTGAAGAAGCAAAGGAACTTGCTCAAAGAAAACCAAATAGTTATCTGCACGTAATTCGACCGGAAATTGACCTTCCCGAAGGAACAGCTTTTAATGACGACCGGGTTTACGAAAAAGGAGCTGAAAATTTAAAGTCACTGCTAAAGTCTGACTTGTTCGAACAGGATGAAAAACCTGCAATCTATATCTATCAGATGGAGACCGATAATCACACTCAAACCGGTGTGTTTACTTGTGCCTCGGTTCAGGACTATGACGATGATACGATACTAAAACATGAGCTGACCCGTCCTGACAAGGAGGATGATCGAACCAAACACATTCTCACACAGGAAGCACACGCAGAACCGGTTATGCTTACCTTTCGTGACTCTGAGGACATCTCGTTTCAAATTGAAAAAGTAACATTGACTAACCCTCCGCATATTGAACATGAAGGTGAAGGCGGTGTTACTCACAGAATCTGGAAAACTTACACTACCGCCGATTTTGTAAAAGGGTTTGCCGAAATTGAAAACTTGTATATTGCTGACGGTCACCACCGATGTAAAAGTGCATCAAGGGTAGCGGAACAGCTCAGAAAAGAGCGCAATGTATTTCTGGGTGAAGCGGAATTTGAATACTTCCCGGTAGTTCTATTTCCCATGACTCAAATGAAAATTTTACCCTATAACAGGGTTATCAAATCTGTATCTGAGAAAAAGTTCAATGAGATAGAGAAAAAATATAATTTAGTTCAAACCAATCAAAAATCCCCGGATGAGAAAGGTAGCATCTCTATCTACTACTCCGGTAAATGGTGGAGTATGAAACTTCCGGAATCAATATCAAAGAAAATCTCTGCCTCATTGGATGTAGCTCGATTACAAGATGGGTTTTTAAGCCCCGAATTTGGTATAGAAAATCCCCGGACAGACAAAAACATTAGTTTTGTAGGTGGAATAAGGGGAACAAAAGAGCTCGAAAAGCTCGTTGATTCAGGTAAATATGATCTGGCAATCAGCATGTATCCTACAGCTATTCAGGAGCTTCTGGATGTTTCTGATGCAGGTGAGCTTATGCCGCCAAAGTCTACCTGGTTCGAGCCAAAAATTAAATCCGGTTTAATCGTACACACATTTTAAAAACATTATCATTATGAAAAGAGTACACAATTTTAGCGCAGGCCCGGCAACACTTCCTTTATCAGTTTTAGAAAAGGTTCAGAATGAATTGATCGACTATAAGGAAAAAGGCGCCTCTATCATTGAAATGAGTCATCGAAGCCCAGAGTACACAGAAGTAAATCGTCAGGCTGTGGAAAGGGTAAAAGAAATTACGGGTGCCGATGACGATTGGGAAGTCCTGTTTCTGCAGGGAGGAGCAAGCAGTCAATTTATGATGGTTGCCCACAATTTCCTGAATATGGATCGAACCGCGAACTATATCGATACCGGTACATGGTCTGCCAAAGCCATTAAAGAGGCCAAATTATTCGGTAATGTGCATACCTCATTTTCAGGTAAAGAAGGTGCATACGGTCATATTCCGACAAATGATGAACTCACATTTGCAGAAGAGGCAATCTATACCCACTTCACAAGTAATAATACTGTTGCAGGAACACAGTTTGCTGCAGAACCCAAAAGTTCTTCTCCACTTGTTTGTGATGCATCATCTGACTTTTTATCTCATTCTCTTGATCTGGATAAGTTTGGTTTAATCTATGCGGGTGCTCAAAAAAATGTTGGGCCGGCAGGTGTCACGGTAGTTATGATTCGAAAATCTTTCCTCGAGAAACAGCGCTCGGAAGCTATCCCGACTATTCTCAACTATAAAACCCATGTGGAAAAACTGTTCAATACTCCACCTGTTTTTGCAGTTTACATACTTAACTATGTTCTGGAGTGGATACAGGAGAAAGGCGGACTTTCCTACTTTGAGAAATTCAGCAACGAAAAATCAGGTCTGATCTACTCAGAAATTGATCAGGATGATTTTTACAGAGGTACCGTCGAAAAAGAAGCCCGCTCTAAAATGAATATCACTTTCAGGTTGCCATCAGAAGATCTTGAGAAAAAGTTTATTTCTGAAGCAGCTTCTCAAAATCTTATGAATCTGAAAGGACATCGAAGCGTCGGTGGAATTCGCGCCAGTATTTATAACGCTTGCGAAATGGATAGTGTAAAAGCACTCGTAGATTTTATGGGCGAGTTCCGATCTAAAAACGGATAATTAATGACACTTCATTCATCGGGTGGCTCACCGTCATCCGATGAATTTTCCTGATTTTAAATCAGTCCAAAAAGTGTCAGAATATGATCTACGCTATTCGGAATAAAGAAAATAAGGTAAAGAATCCCCCAGATTGCACCGGCAATATGAGCTTCGTGATTCACATTTCCTCCCTCCCGCTTACTCTCAAACACGCTGTACAGTAAGAACATAATCCCAAAGATCCAGGCGGGGATGGGTATGGGGAGCAGAATGATTATAATTTTTTCTGTCGGATAGAGAAAAATATACCCAAACAGTATACTTTCTACTGCACCGGATGCCCCAAGGGTAGCATAATTTGGATTTTCCCGATGGCGAACTAACGAGGGTATTGCAGAAAAGGCCAACCCGGAAAAATAGAGCGCGAGATA
This is a stretch of genomic DNA from Rhodohalobacter barkolensis. It encodes these proteins:
- a CDS encoding NUDIX hydrolase encodes the protein MEIIEAAGGVLFNDEKSPPTILLIKRNGIWDLPKGKLEEGESIEECAVREVAEEVGVPLPRIREFLCETYHEYEVNGEKIGKKTYWFSMQSTQTDSLTPQKEEGITELKWVEGTEALDRVGYQNLVKVIQEYLKKSD
- a CDS encoding rhomboid family intramembrane serine protease, which gives rise to MTVTLTLIAITGFISFIALYVNPKIMDLGMLRPYRTVREGTWYEIITSGFLHAGIGHLLVNMFVLFFFGVVIEQTLGIYHYLALYFSGLAFSAIPSLVRHRENPNYATLGASGAVESILFGYIFLYPTEKIIIILLPIPIPAWIFGIMFLLYSVFESKREGGNVNHEAHIAGAIWGILYLIFFIPNSVDHILTLFGLI
- a CDS encoding DUF1015 domain-containing protein, encoding MATIQPFKGWLPEPKHADEIACVPYDVINTEEAKELAQRKPNSYLHVIRPEIDLPEGTAFNDDRVYEKGAENLKSLLKSDLFEQDEKPAIYIYQMETDNHTQTGVFTCASVQDYDDDTILKHELTRPDKEDDRTKHILTQEAHAEPVMLTFRDSEDISFQIEKVTLTNPPHIEHEGEGGVTHRIWKTYTTADFVKGFAEIENLYIADGHHRCKSASRVAEQLRKERNVFLGEAEFEYFPVVLFPMTQMKILPYNRVIKSVSEKKFNEIEKKYNLVQTNQKSPDEKGSISIYYSGKWWSMKLPESISKKISASLDVARLQDGFLSPEFGIENPRTDKNISFVGGIRGTKELEKLVDSGKYDLAISMYPTAIQELLDVSDAGELMPPKSTWFEPKIKSGLIVHTF
- the serC gene encoding 3-phosphoserine/phosphohydroxythreonine transaminase; the encoded protein is MKRVHNFSAGPATLPLSVLEKVQNELIDYKEKGASIIEMSHRSPEYTEVNRQAVERVKEITGADDDWEVLFLQGGASSQFMMVAHNFLNMDRTANYIDTGTWSAKAIKEAKLFGNVHTSFSGKEGAYGHIPTNDELTFAEEAIYTHFTSNNTVAGTQFAAEPKSSSPLVCDASSDFLSHSLDLDKFGLIYAGAQKNVGPAGVTVVMIRKSFLEKQRSEAIPTILNYKTHVEKLFNTPPVFAVYILNYVLEWIQEKGGLSYFEKFSNEKSGLIYSEIDQDDFYRGTVEKEARSKMNITFRLPSEDLEKKFISEAASQNLMNLKGHRSVGGIRASIYNACEMDSVKALVDFMGEFRSKNG
- a CDS encoding DUF1844 domain-containing protein, whose amino-acid sequence is MSKENQKTPDNLSPEQQQQLLFVMLIQQHQQIAMMGMGKIQNPQTEKTERDMSSAKFAIDTLNMLQQFTKGNLPKEVSEYLEQTLTNLRLNYADEKKKGDGEEKESKD
- the proS gene encoding proline--tRNA ligase, with amino-acid sequence MAKNITDRKDDYSQWYLDVVREAKLADHSPVRGSMIIRPNGFALWENMKKALDQMFKDTGHENAYFPLFIPKSFLSKEAQHVEGFAKECAVVTHSRLKSVDGGVEVDPDSRLEEELIVRPTSETIIWDAYGKWIQSYRDLPILINQWANVVRWEMRTRLFLRTMEFLWQEGHTAHATEEEAVEETTRMLGVYKTFAEEFMAMPVKTGVKTANERFAGAVDTYCIEALMQDGKALQAGTSHFLGQNFAKAFDVKFQDQDGEHKYVWATSWGVSTRLIGGLIMTHSDDNGLVLPPKLAPHQVVVVPIYRDNEQRENVLNYAEPIIQELKAKGISVKLDNRDNFKPGWKFAQHEAEGTPLRIAIGPRDVENQNLELARRDTLEKSIVPLAGITDYIEELLETIQNDLFNTAKKRMDESTRNVDTYEDFKNEIEKGGFIYAHWDGTAETEEKIKEETKATIRLIPIDEDPVPGECMVTGKPSERRVLFARSY
- a CDS encoding VanZ family protein; the protein is MIKKILTFLFQNRRLIYGLFFLITISILALTLLPPENLGSNRLFQYDKVGHFMMFFSWTLVFGLLYISIKKEKSNLIIVFFAGAFFGIIVEILQVVLPFGRSLEFYDAIADILGTFSATFMLMLIKRNYLLKK
- a CDS encoding NAD(P)H-hydrate dehydratase; amino-acid sequence: MSIDPEIPKQLQLYSAEQSRNIDRETIEHFGIDGFTLMEIAAKGAADHIQKEFGLNKTGLFVCGKGNNAGDALAAARYLTENADHKVILFFVFGMEDLSPNTQRNFALLQKLAEKGSDIEFISDLDESLVNSTDYIIDGIFGTGLSSEIREPVASYIKIINDSEKPVISMDVPSGLHPDSGVPLGTSIQADITCSFGTQKMGHFFNPGKEFAGRVVYVDLPFPRHLRKSTITVINNELSEALPSNERKADHKYQSGVVHLIAGSKGLVGAAIMAAKSAWKSGAGSVILYAPENLIPIYESVLPHIIKVPLPGNDHFIPDHIDTILEKISNKPGILLIGPGIGLSVETKRFVSNLLLRYQGPAVIDADALSEWENLKSQPDNKKRNWILTPHAGEASKFLGLKFKNDSERFNTSKEFSDENSVSLLMKGNPTFYHSVGKSFVTGYDTTPFTRAGFGDVLAGTIATKWGITDNIYLSPVMALLEGYDTYSKKEYTPPFGPEHLL
- a CDS encoding energy transducer TonB, encoding MTERKKPDADLRNYYTVFWELGLLAALVIFIIAVRMDLTSENPEEYTMDEQEVVEMEEIIQTRQIETPPPPPRPPVPVEVPNDEIIEDVDIDISADLDLGGQLDQPPPPPPEEEEEEEDFFVVVEEMPELIGGLAELQSKINYPEMARRAGIEGRVYIQFIVNEEGEVENPQVIRGIGGGADEEALRVVSEAKFKPGMQRGRPVRVQYSLPIFFRLQN